A genomic window from Dermacentor silvarum isolate Dsil-2018 chromosome 9, BIME_Dsil_1.4, whole genome shotgun sequence includes:
- the LOC119463349 gene encoding NADH dehydrogenase [ubiquinone] 1 beta subcomplex subunit 8, mitochondrial: MAALVGRSGRFGQIVRYQLKAPLIASCRSAHWNKDWCPKPAPQTEEEFRAAAKKYKMLPEDYKVRSESEGLTWGDYPKIPTIPAGSRDPEEDYDFPHLRRNYGEPIDIYMDAYTLERLDWPRERVPVWKQIAMFLGTVVGFWYLADLFDHPRLRINPDLGPPQLPSDGVVHYTFEPLD; encoded by the exons ATGGCCGCCCTCGTAGGTCGGTCCGGTCGTTTCGGACAAATTGTGAGGTACCAGCTCAAGGCTCCACTGATCGCGTCATGCCGATCAGCCC ACTGGAACAAGGACTGGTGCCCCAAGCCGGCTCCGCAGACGGAGGAAGAGTTTAGAGCAGCTGCCAAGAAGTACAAGATGCTGCCCGAGGACTACAAGGTGCGTTCCGAGAGTGAGGGCCTCACCTGGGGTGACTACCCCAAGATCCCGACGATCCCGGCGGGAAGCAGGGACCCCGAGGAGGACTACGACTTCCCCCACCTGAGACGGAATTACGGCGAGCCG atTGACATCTACATGGATGCATACACCCTCGAAAGACTAGACTGGCCCAGGGAACGCGTTCCTGT GTGGAAGCAGATAGCCATGTTTCTGGGCACGGTGGTTGGCTTCTGGTACCTCGCAGACCTCTTCGACCACCCACGGCTCAGGATTAATCCAGATCTG GGTCCACCACAGCTGCCAAGCGACGGAGTTGTCCACTACACCTTTGAGCCACTGGACTAG